Proteins from a genomic interval of Bombyx mori chromosome 8, ASM3026992v2:
- the GSTt1 gene encoding glutathione S-transferase theta 1, which translates to MVLKLYYDLMSQPSRVLYILLKTMKYDFEPKYVNLRKAEHYSEDFTKVNRMQRVPVIDHNGFILTESIAILKYLSRENVIAESLYSKESKLQARIEEFLEWQHIGLRLHCAMYFRVVHMDPILTGRKSDEKTIQGYKRRMMMALDDFDTKWLGRGTAFIVGETPTVADLVAACELEQPRMAGFEPKDHFPNIAAWWPKVRDHFAPHYEDAHVILNKIINKMDRAANSKL; encoded by the exons atggttttaaaactatattatgATTTAATGTCGCAACCTTCGCGAGTActctacatattattaaaaactatgAAATATGATTTCGAGCCGAAATATGTGAATTTACGAAAAG CGGAACACTATTCAGaggattttacaaaagttaataGAATGCAGCGAGTACCAGTTATAGATCACAATGGCTTCATTTTGACTGaaag CATTGCAATACTGAAGTATTTATCTCGAGAGAATGTCATTGCTGAGAGTCTTTACTCTAAGGAATCCAAGCTTCAGGCCAGGATTGAAGAATTCCTTGAGTGGCAACATATAGGTCTTCGTTTGCACTGTGCCATGTATTTCAGAGTTGTG CATATGGACCCAATATTGACTGGAAGAAAATCAGACGAAAAAACTATACAGGGCTACAAGAGACGCATGATGATGGCCCTCGACGACTTCGACACTAAGTGGCTAGGCAGAGGAACTGCGTTTATTGTAGGCGAAACTCCTACTGTGGCGGATTTGGTCGCCGCCTGCGAATTGGAACAGCCAA GGATGGCCGGTTTTGAGCCCAAGGATCATTTCCCGAACATAGCGGCGTGGTGGCCGAAAGTGCGCGACCATTTTGCACCTCACTACGAAGACGCACAcgtcatattaaataaaattatcaataaaatgGATCGTGCGGCTAATtctaaactttaa
- the GSTt1 gene encoding glutathione S-transferase theta 1 isoform X1 encodes MSVLARNTSQEKLAEHYSEDFTKVNRMQRVPVIDHNGFILTESIAILKYLSRENVIAESLYSKESKLQARIEEFLEWQHIGLRLHCAMYFRVVHMDPILTGRKSDEKTIQGYKRRMMMALDDFDTKWLGRGTAFIVGETPTVADLVAACELEQPRMAGFEPKDHFPNIAAWWPKVRDHFAPHYEDAHVILNKIINKMDRAANSKL; translated from the exons ATGTCAGTGCTTGCACGCAATACCTCTCAGGAGAAATTAG CGGAACACTATTCAGaggattttacaaaagttaataGAATGCAGCGAGTACCAGTTATAGATCACAATGGCTTCATTTTGACTGaaag CATTGCAATACTGAAGTATTTATCTCGAGAGAATGTCATTGCTGAGAGTCTTTACTCTAAGGAATCCAAGCTTCAGGCCAGGATTGAAGAATTCCTTGAGTGGCAACATATAGGTCTTCGTTTGCACTGTGCCATGTATTTCAGAGTTGTG CATATGGACCCAATATTGACTGGAAGAAAATCAGACGAAAAAACTATACAGGGCTACAAGAGACGCATGATGATGGCCCTCGACGACTTCGACACTAAGTGGCTAGGCAGAGGAACTGCGTTTATTGTAGGCGAAACTCCTACTGTGGCGGATTTGGTCGCCGCCTGCGAATTGGAACAGCCAA GGATGGCCGGTTTTGAGCCCAAGGATCATTTCCCGAACATAGCGGCGTGGTGGCCGAAAGTGCGCGACCATTTTGCACCTCACTACGAAGACGCACAcgtcatattaaataaaattatcaataaaatgGATCGTGCGGCTAATtctaaactttaa